The following nucleotide sequence is from Paenarthrobacter ureafaciens.
AAAAGCTGATAGAACGGGACCTCTGCGACAGGCTCGGTGTTAGTCGTACACTCCTGCGGGAAGCGCTGAAGCAATTGGAGGCCGAAGGGCTGATAACCAACGTGGTCCACAAGGGCCCCTCCGTTGCGGTGATTACGGAAGAAGATGCTCGTGAAATTTATGAGGCCCGGGAACTCATCGAGGGCCACCTCGCATATTGCTTCACGGTCAAGGCATCAGACGGCGAAATCGACAAGCTCGCAGCCTCTGTTCGGGCTCTCCACGAGTCGGACATCGCGTCCGATCAGATAAACGTGCTCCAAGCGAAGAACGGCTTCTATGAAGTTCTCTTCGCTGGGTCCGGAAACCACGTACTCGCGCAGATGCTTCAGCAGTTGAACAATCGTGTAACCATGCTGCGTAGGATGACCCTGTCCTCACCGGGACGGTTTGAGCAGACGGTGGCTGAACTGGACGAAATCGTTCAGGCAGTCCGCAGCCGAGATGCTGATGAAGCAAGCAGGCTTTGTCGTGCCCACGTTAGGAATGCCGGCGACATTGCGCTCTCCAGCTTCCACGCCCCTTCTCCAGCGGAGGCTGGAGCAGAAGGAAAGTCCGCCTGAAAGACGACGGCCTTACACGTGCTCGGATCGGCCGCTTCCGCTCTCCTCGTATATGAAGTCCTGTCGGCGCTAATCCGACAACGCAAACCTAAGCACCCGAGATAACGACTCCCTCGCGGTGATCGAAGGCTTTGCGCTGGTGGGTAGTGTCGGAGACTACCCATATGACAGTGAAGTCTTCGGTGATTGCGTCCACGGTGGCCTGGTAGGGCTCGCCGACGGATTCTTGTACAAGGACGTTCCGGGTAGGCCGAAGCCCGGACCAGTTCTGTCTGCTCCGGGCTTCGGTGGTGGAGGCTTTTTCCATGCTCGTGCCGTCCTTAGGGAGCTTCAGCGGGGTTATTGGCAGTGACATAGGTGGAAACGGTCCGTGCTTCCAGCTCAGGAATTATGTGTATAGCCCCGATGGTGAGAAAGTGTTGCGACTGCCGATGGACGTCAAAGTCCTCGGCAGTGTGGTAACTCTCCAGGATGACAATCTTCCTGTCATCTTCGACCCCGCGAAAGAATTCGTAGGAGATGTTGCCGGGTTCTTCACGGGTTTGGGCTGCCATCTTCTCCAGATGTCCGAGAACCTCTTCTGTGGTTCCGGGTTTGGTTCTGTATCTGGCAACGACATTGAAGATGCTGGTCATGATTTCTCCTCTTGGTCTTGGTGGGTTGCGCCGATGGCTACGCCCGTCCCGGCGGGAAGTTCCTGGCAGGGACGGAATCGTGCCAGAACGTCAGGATCGTGGCCGGCGACGATGGTAAGCCGGCGGTGTCGCGCTTCTTCACGGATGAACGAAAATGCCTCATACATGGCCGGCAGATCGCTGACTGCCGTAAAGGGCATGTCGCGTTCGAGCTCTTCGTAAAAGTGGACAGCGTCAGAGGCCAGCAGAACGTCCCCCTCCGAAGTGGGAACGTAGACAATTGCTTGCCCAGGTGTGTGCCCGCCGACCTCGACGAGTCTGATGCCCGGGGCCGGTGATGTTTCGCCCGAGAACAATTTGAGGCGCCCCTGGGTTTCGGCCAGGCGAAGCTGGTCTATTTCACCGTCTTCTGCGTAGAAGGAGAACTGGACGTGCCCGGCAGTGGGTGAGGTCCAGAACTTGTATTCCGCTTCGGCAATGTGGATCCGGGCGTTCGGGAACAGATCAAGGTTTCCGATGTGATCGTAGTGGCCGTGGGTCACGATCACGTCTGCAACATCCTTCGGGTTGACGCCCAGGTGGGCAAGCGCCTCGGCCGGGTGCAGCAGTAGAGTGCGGCCACGACGTCGGCCCGCAGCCTCGCCAAAACCTGTGTCCACAACAACGGTTCCTGCCGGGCTCTGAAGAATCCAGAAGTAGTAGTCGACGGTGGCCGGGCCATCGTCTTCCCCGTACAAGCGGTAGTTAAGGTAGACGTCGCTGCGTTCAGTGGCCCGGGTGCCGACGCAAACAACGACAACTCGGTAGACGCCGTCGTTCTTACCCGGCGCCATTGCCGCCCTCGTGAACTGGCACCGACGGTT
It contains:
- a CDS encoding putative quinol monooxygenase gives rise to the protein MTSIFNVVARYRTKPGTTEEVLGHLEKMAAQTREEPGNISYEFFRGVEDDRKIVILESYHTAEDFDVHRQSQHFLTIGAIHIIPELEARTVSTYVTANNPAEAP
- a CDS encoding N-acyl homoserine lactonase family protein yields the protein MAPGKNDGVYRVVVVCVGTRATERSDVYLNYRLYGEDDGPATVDYYFWILQSPAGTVVVDTGFGEAAGRRRGRTLLLHPAEALAHLGVNPKDVADVIVTHGHYDHIGNLDLFPNARIHIAEAEYKFWTSPTAGHVQFSFYAEDGEIDQLRLAETQGRLKLFSGETSPAPGIRLVEVGGHTPGQAIVYVPTSEGDVLLASDAVHFYEELERDMPFTAVSDLPAMYEAFSFIREEARHRRLTIVAGHDPDVLARFRPCQELPAGTGVAIGATHQDQEEKS
- a CDS encoding GntR family transcriptional regulator, giving the protein MESPLGLRLQRDDMSLRKLAENTLRDAILYGAFTPGQKLIERDLCDRLGVSRTLLREALKQLEAEGLITNVVHKGPSVAVITEEDAREIYEARELIEGHLAYCFTVKASDGEIDKLAASVRALHESDIASDQINVLQAKNGFYEVLFAGSGNHVLAQMLQQLNNRVTMLRRMTLSSPGRFEQTVAELDEIVQAVRSRDADEASRLCRAHVRNAGDIALSSFHAPSPAEAGAEGKSA